GGCCGATGAAGCGGCCCGTCCATTCGAGCACCGCCGGGTCGGAAAGCTCGGGCGCCCTGCCCCCGTGCCGCGCGAAGACGGCAAAGCGGAAGCCTTCGAACGCATGCAGCGTGCGGCCATCGACCGCCAGCGGCGGCACCACGGGAATCTCCGCCTCGTGCAGTTCGGCCGTGAAGGCATGTTCTTCGAGGATCGCGGCGTCGCTCCAGCGGCCGGGCCGGTAGAATTTGGCGACCAGCGGCTTGCCATCCTCGATGCCCACCTGGTAGACGCGGTTTTCGTAGCTGTTCAGCGCCAGCAGCCGGCCGTCGCCGTACAGGCCCACGCTGGCCAGCGCATCGAGCACGCAGTCGGGGCCCAGCGCCGAGAATGGATGAGAGGAGGAAGTCGTCATCTCGCCATTGTACGGCGGTGGGCGGCAACGCTGACGTATATACTGTCGGATTACTTCAGAAAGAACACCATGCAACTCGATCAGCCCCTGTCGGACAAAGATTTCGACGAACTTGACCAATTCCTGCTGGGCGAGCGCAGCCCGGAAGATTCGATGACGATGGACCACCTGCACGGTTACCTGACCGCCATCGCGATCGGGCCGGAAACCATCATGCCCGCCGAGTGGCTGCCGCGCGTGTGGGGCGAGGACGGCAAGCAGGCGCCGAAGTTCAAGAATGGCAAGGAAGAAGAACGCATCGTCAACCTGATCATGCGCTTCATGAACGAAGTGCTGGTCACGTTCGAGGTGGCACCGAAGGAATTCGAGCCGCTGTTCGTCGAACACGAGCACGAAGGACAGACGCTGATCGATGCCGAGGCCTGGTGCTGGGGCTTCTGGGAAGGCATGGAGCTGCGCGCCGGCTCGTGGGACGAGATCTGGGATTCGGAAATCGGTGCCCTGATGCGCCCGATCTACCTGCTCGGCGCCGACGAGATCGAGGAAGCGGAACTGCCGGAAGTGGAAGACCCGGTCAAGGCGCACAAGCTGGCGCTGGAGATCGAGGCGAACCTGCCGACCATCTACAAGTTCTGGGTCCCGCGCCGCAAGGCCGCCGTGAGCACCGTCAAGCGCGAAGAGCCGAAGGTGGGCCGCAACGACGAATGCCCTTGCGGCAGCGGCAAGAAATACAAGAAGTGCTGCGGCGCGGATACCGCCGAATAAGCGTGCCGTAGCCGGCACGCGGCCGCGTCAGGCGGCCCGCCGCCTGCGCCGGGCCGCCGCGCCGAGGAACACGCCGCCCGCTGCCAGCAGTGCCCATGCCGAGGGTTCCGGCACGGCCGGGGTCAGCGTCCAGTTCAGGGCCACATGCGGCCCCATGTCGCAGGTGCTGAACGGCTGGCACCATTGCGCCAGCGGTACCGGCGCCTGCTGGTCGAACAGGAAACCGGACGCCAGCGCGGTGCCGTTGGCAAAATTGTCGTAGGCCGCGATCGTGAACAGGTAGGTGCCGGGCGCCAGCCCATATAACTGCAGGCCGGAATCGAACACCGTCTGCCCCGGCGCGACGAACGGATTGTCGTCGACCTGCGCGAGCTGCGCTCCGTCGCGCCAGACGGCGACGATCGGATCGAAATTCTGTCCGTCGAGATAGGAGTCCGTCCACGCCACCAGGTCCGATGCCTGCCCGATCGTGAAGGTGTGATGTATGACGTCGTT
Above is a window of Pseudoduganella dura DNA encoding:
- a CDS encoding UPF0149 family protein codes for the protein MQLDQPLSDKDFDELDQFLLGERSPEDSMTMDHLHGYLTAIAIGPETIMPAEWLPRVWGEDGKQAPKFKNGKEEERIVNLIMRFMNEVLVTFEVAPKEFEPLFVEHEHEGQTLIDAEAWCWGFWEGMELRAGSWDEIWDSEIGALMRPIYLLGADEIEEAELPEVEDPVKAHKLALEIEANLPTIYKFWVPRRKAAVSTVKREEPKVGRNDECPCGSGKKYKKCCGADTAE
- a CDS encoding DVUA0089 family protein — encoded protein: MTNPYTPRPRFPAAGIPALRTICAGILLCAAAAANADSYSGQLAWHNDVIHHTFTIGQASDLVAWTDSYLDGQNFDPIVAVWRDGAQLAQVDDNPFVAPGQTVFDSGLQLYGLAPGTYLFTIAAYDNFANGTALASGFLFDQQAPVPLAQWCQPFSTCDMGPHVALNWTLTPAVPEPSAWALLAAGGVFLGAAARRRRRAA